CCTCATGTTTGTTATAAGGCCTGTCGGGGGTCACCGACAGGTGCGGTCATCTGACAAGAACAGCTTCATGTTCATCTACACCATTTGCTTGCTCCTTGCCTCATATCTCGTTGGTGTCATGCTAGTCCAAGATTTCCTGGAAGTGAGTGATAATGTGGCCATTTCTCTCACAGTGTTTCTTTTCATCTTGCTTATTTCACCGATCGCGATCCCCGTGGTCCTGACATTTAGCTTGAAAACTGAATATCCAAGTCCATATGAAGAGGCTCTGCTGTCTGAAGCATTAAAAGGAGAGGCAGGTACTTCACATGAAAGGGAGGATCAACCAGAGTTGATTCTAAGTGAGATGGAAGACGAGAAGCCTAAAGACATAGACTCTTTATCCCCATCTGAAAGGAGAAGGAGAATTGCAGACTTGCAGACCAAGTTAGTTCAAGCTGCAGCAAGAGGTGGGGTTAGAGTCAGGAAGGGACCACGTAGGGGGGAGAACTTCACCCTGATGCAGGCATTGGTCAAGGCTGATTTTTGGCTTATTTGGTTATCGCTTCTGCTCGGGTCTGGATCAGGGCTGACGGTGATTGATAATTTGGGTCAGATGAGCCAAGCTGCTGGTTTCAAAGACGGGCATAACTTCGTGTCATTGACGAGCATATGGAACTTCCTTGGTCGTGTTGGAGGTGGCTATTTCTCTGAGAATATTGTCAGGTACCAACACTAGGTTCTCCACATTTTGATCTGGCATCCACTGTTAACACAGCAAATAAAAATGATTGCTATCATTTTTCAGTAGCTGTATTTTTTTGCGGTGCTCTTCAGTACCTCTCAAATTTTGGCCAGGCTTTCTTCATACATTGACCAACTATTCTTCTGATGATCAGGGAACATAAATACCCAAGGCACATAGCATTGGCCTTAGCTCAGATACTCATGGCTGCTGGGCATTTCCTCTTTGCAATGGCTTGGCCTGGAACTATGTACATGGGAACCTTCCTGGTTGGGCTTGGATATGGCACTCACTGGGCTATTGTGCCGGCTGCTGTTTCTGAACTTTTCGGCGTAAAACACTTTGGCGCAATGTATAATTTCCTCACAGTAGCAAACCCCACAGGGTCGCTGATCTTCTCAGGTCTCATTGCCAGTAGCTTCTATGACTATGAAGCTGAGAAGCAAGCACAGCGCCATCAGAGCTCAGCGTCGTCGTCTCCACAGTTTCTTCAGGGCATGGGTTTACTTGCAGATGGGCCACTGAAGTGTGAAGGGGCTGTTTGCTTCTTTGTCAGCTCGTTGATCATGTCGGCGTTTTGCGTCGTGGGTGCTGGCTTGAGCCTTGTCATTGTTCACAGGACCAAGCGAGTCTACTCTCACCTCTATCGATCTGTCCggtgatgaacttttttccatggATAGATCATCCCCGTTGTACCATGTACCATACATACATTATTGAACATATGATTCATGAACCAAGACACAAGAAGTTAAAGTTTATTTGTTTGCATAGTTTCAGACCATTTTATAGTTAATATTGTAAGCAACCCGTTCCCAGATGTAAATTGCAGGTCTTTTTTGTCCGAGGATGCGACTGTGTATTTATCTGTCAAATGCTACTTTACTTTGGCTGTAATGAACCCTCTCTCATGATAACACCTTGTATGGTTTCTGCCAATGC
This region of Triticum aestivum cultivar Chinese Spring chromosome 2D, IWGSC CS RefSeq v2.1, whole genome shotgun sequence genomic DNA includes:
- the LOC123053145 gene encoding protein NUCLEAR FUSION DEFECTIVE 4 isoform X1 → MGMLADRLRAFSTNRWLVFVAAMWLQSMAGIGYLFGAISPILKAALGYNQRHVAALGIAKDLGDCVGFLAGSLSAMLPAWAMLLIGALQNFLGYGWLWLIVTKQAPPLPLSMMCVLIFVGTNGETYFNTTSLVTCIQNFPKSRGPTVGILKGFAGLSSAILTQLFAVMHTPDHATLIFMVAVGPSLVAIGLMFVIRPVGGHRQVRSSDKNSFMFIYTICLLLASYLVGVMLVQDFLEVSDNVAISLTVFLFILLISPIAIPVVLTFSLKTEYPSPYEEALLSEALKGEAGTSHEREDQPELILSEMEDEKPKDIDSLSPSERRRRIADLQTKLVQAAARGGVRVRKGPRRGENFTLMQALVKADFWLIWLSLLLGSGSGLTVIDNLGQMSQAAGFKDGHNFVSLTSIWNFLGRVGGGYFSENIVREHKYPRHIALALAQILMAAGHFLFAMAWPGTMYMGTFLVGLGYGTHWAIVPAAVSELFGVKHFGAMYNFLTVANPTGSLIFSGLIASSFYDYEAEKQAQRHQSSASSSPQFLQGMGLLADGPLKCEGAVCFFVSSLIMSAFCVVGAGLSLVIVHRTKRVYSHLYRSVR
- the LOC123053145 gene encoding protein NUCLEAR FUSION DEFECTIVE 4 isoform X2, translated to MCVLIFVGTNGETYFNTTSLVTCIQNFPKSRGPTVGILKGFAGLSSAILTQLFAVMHTPDHATLIFMVAVGPSLVAIGLMFVIRPVGGHRQVRSSDKNSFMFIYTICLLLASYLVGVMLVQDFLEVSDNVAISLTVFLFILLISPIAIPVVLTFSLKTEYPSPYEEALLSEALKGEAGTSHEREDQPELILSEMEDEKPKDIDSLSPSERRRRIADLQTKLVQAAARGGVRVRKGPRRGENFTLMQALVKADFWLIWLSLLLGSGSGLTVIDNLGQMSQAAGFKDGHNFVSLTSIWNFLGRVGGGYFSENIVREHKYPRHIALALAQILMAAGHFLFAMAWPGTMYMGTFLVGLGYGTHWAIVPAAVSELFGVKHFGAMYNFLTVANPTGSLIFSGLIASSFYDYEAEKQAQRHQSSASSSPQFLQGMGLLADGPLKCEGAVCFFVSSLIMSAFCVVGAGLSLVIVHRTKRVYSHLYRSVR